One part of the Desulfomicrobium apsheronum genome encodes these proteins:
- a CDS encoding FAD-dependent oxidoreductase, translating to MRKQYGALVVGAGIAGIRAALDLAVTGHKVALIDKRPSHGGILSQLDYQFPSDHCGMCRMLPLMSRDASSQFCLRKGMFHENIDLMLSTELASLEGEPGKFFVSLSKRSPLVDPHKCVSCGKCSEVCPVKVPSEFNAGLTKRSAVYLPVPHAIPNHYVLDLDNCIRCWKCHEVCPTGAIDLKFEERARFGILVADEEEQTRSTVRESLEHLQFPVFEAAGGQEALDLLESGAPINFVLVGLNLQGVDAQRVMTRAQELSPGMPVAVLAAAGQEEAAAELVRRGARDLFMKPLSSKKFVPWLDKHYMRIMSDTTEELQVSAVILAGGFDCYNPDMDPNGGRDIWGYGHPAVLTAVEFERLLSGTGPTGGRLTRPGDGKPVNRIAWIQCVGSRDVGKNANYCSSVCCMFSMKEAMLAKKVTDGAVDATIFYMDMRTFGKGWDDYRQKAVQQGVHFVRNRPHSVVPAAEGGGVLLESLNDDGTRRSEEFDMVVLAVGARPPKGMDKFAATVGIETNEWGFCKTQPYAPERTSRVGVFAAGSFGEPRDISESVMQAGAASEAAARMIKIYDVLGAAPAPEEPEYLDVSREPVRTLVAVCTSCPTLGKAVNLDELARTVGRVHSVGTVLPVFQACTEAGWKQILETVKQKKPNRILIGACMPYAYIPRLKEMARTVGLNPALMDVVDVHTPTFNGRDAVDVAREIFSSLSMAVAKLQGVDPTPPDVLMDVSRSALVVGGGLAGLTASMAIADQGFGVCLVEAEEELGGMALRLHTQLDGTDPRKYMEDLVAQVEKHPRIKVFKDARVVLSRGSAGRFRSAISGDNGIFPLEHGVTILATGGHEAKIYESGFCVHRTVMTHFGLEEKLATGALDVGSLGAVAMIQCWRSRKEGERNYCSRICCPEMLKNVLTMKERNPDLPIYVFYRDIMAHGFLETYYTQARKAGVIFIRYDLEKPPTVRFVEGKPVITALDPILGNEIEVHADILSLSSGVEPNEVDDLVEIFGVKTDANGFFQEADSKWRPVDFLKQGVYMCGLAHSPRRMAETVASAKAAAQQSLRILSAGKVARETLVATVRPSLCSLCQACVAACPYGARTVDLENELILVDEMLCQGCGACAAVCPNSATVIKGFHDGPMMAVIDAALEQLA from the coding sequence ATGAGGAAACAATACGGCGCGTTGGTGGTGGGCGCGGGTATCGCCGGAATCCGGGCGGCTCTTGATCTGGCCGTGACCGGACACAAGGTGGCCCTGATCGACAAACGCCCCAGTCATGGCGGCATCCTGAGCCAGCTGGATTACCAGTTCCCTTCGGATCACTGCGGCATGTGCCGCATGCTTCCGCTCATGAGCCGGGATGCGTCCAGCCAGTTTTGTCTGCGCAAAGGCATGTTTCATGAAAATATAGATTTGATGCTTTCAACGGAACTTGCGTCCCTGGAAGGTGAACCCGGCAAGTTCTTCGTCAGCCTGAGCAAGCGCTCCCCACTGGTCGATCCGCACAAGTGCGTCAGCTGCGGAAAATGTTCCGAGGTCTGCCCGGTCAAGGTCCCGAGCGAATTCAACGCCGGGCTGACGAAGCGTTCGGCGGTGTATCTGCCCGTGCCGCATGCCATTCCCAATCATTATGTCCTGGATCTTGATAACTGCATCCGCTGCTGGAAATGCCACGAAGTCTGTCCGACCGGGGCCATCGATCTCAAGTTCGAAGAGCGCGCGCGGTTCGGCATTCTGGTGGCGGACGAGGAGGAGCAGACCCGCTCAACGGTGCGGGAAAGCCTTGAGCATCTGCAATTTCCGGTCTTTGAGGCGGCCGGCGGCCAGGAGGCCCTGGACCTGCTTGAATCCGGCGCACCGATCAATTTCGTGCTCGTGGGGCTCAATCTGCAGGGCGTGGATGCCCAGCGCGTCATGACCCGCGCCCAGGAGCTGAGTCCCGGTATGCCTGTGGCCGTCCTGGCTGCCGCCGGGCAGGAAGAGGCGGCGGCCGAGCTGGTGCGGCGCGGGGCGCGGGATCTGTTCATGAAGCCGCTCTCGTCCAAGAAGTTCGTGCCCTGGCTGGACAAGCACTACATGCGCATCATGTCCGACACCACCGAAGAGCTGCAGGTCAGCGCGGTGATCCTGGCCGGAGGCTTCGACTGCTACAATCCCGACATGGACCCGAACGGCGGACGGGATATCTGGGGGTACGGCCATCCGGCCGTGCTCACCGCCGTGGAGTTCGAGCGCCTGCTGAGCGGCACCGGTCCCACGGGCGGCAGGTTGACGCGGCCGGGTGATGGGAAGCCTGTGAACAGGATCGCCTGGATTCAATGCGTGGGCTCGCGCGATGTGGGCAAGAACGCCAATTACTGCTCCTCGGTCTGCTGCATGTTCTCCATGAAGGAGGCCATGCTGGCCAAGAAGGTCACGGACGGGGCGGTGGATGCCACCATCTTCTACATGGACATGCGCACCTTCGGCAAAGGCTGGGACGATTACCGTCAAAAGGCCGTGCAGCAGGGCGTGCATTTCGTGCGCAACCGGCCGCACTCGGTCGTGCCTGCCGCCGAGGGCGGCGGGGTGCTGCTCGAATCGCTGAACGACGACGGCACGCGCCGGTCGGAGGAATTCGACATGGTCGTCCTGGCCGTGGGCGCCCGGCCCCCGAAGGGCATGGACAAGTTCGCCGCCACGGTCGGCATCGAGACCAACGAGTGGGGCTTTTGCAAGACCCAGCCCTATGCCCCGGAGCGGACCAGCCGGGTCGGCGTGTTCGCGGCCGGATCGTTCGGCGAACCCCGCGACATCTCCGAATCGGTTATGCAGGCCGGAGCGGCGTCCGAGGCGGCGGCGCGCATGATCAAGATCTACGACGTGCTGGGGGCGGCTCCAGCGCCCGAGGAGCCGGAGTATCTGGATGTTTCCCGCGAGCCCGTGCGCACCCTGGTGGCCGTGTGCACCTCCTGCCCGACCCTGGGCAAGGCGGTGAATCTGGACGAACTGGCGCGCACCGTGGGCCGGGTCCATTCTGTCGGCACGGTGCTACCGGTGTTCCAGGCCTGCACCGAAGCTGGCTGGAAGCAGATCCTTGAAACGGTCAAACAGAAGAAACCCAACCGCATTCTCATCGGGGCCTGCATGCCCTACGCCTACATCCCGCGCTTGAAGGAGATGGCTCGCACCGTGGGGCTCAATCCGGCGCTCATGGACGTGGTCGACGTGCACACCCCGACCTTCAACGGGCGTGACGCCGTGGATGTGGCCCGCGAAATATTCTCCAGCCTGTCCATGGCCGTGGCCAAATTGCAGGGAGTCGATCCCACGCCGCCGGACGTGCTCATGGACGTGTCGCGCTCGGCGCTGGTGGTGGGCGGAGGCCTGGCCGGACTGACCGCGTCCATGGCCATCGCCGACCAGGGCTTTGGTGTCTGTCTGGTGGAGGCCGAGGAGGAGCTCGGCGGCATGGCCCTGCGCCTGCATACCCAGCTCGATGGCACGGACCCGCGCAAGTACATGGAGGACCTCGTCGCCCAGGTGGAAAAGCATCCGCGCATCAAGGTCTTCAAGGATGCGCGCGTGGTCCTGTCGAGGGGCAGCGCCGGACGCTTCCGCTCCGCCATAAGCGGCGACAATGGCATCTTCCCGCTGGAGCACGGCGTGACCATTCTGGCCACCGGCGGTCATGAGGCCAAGATCTACGAGAGCGGCTTCTGCGTGCACAGGACCGTCATGACCCATTTCGGGCTGGAAGAGAAACTGGCCACGGGCGCGCTTGACGTGGGCAGCCTCGGCGCGGTGGCCATGATCCAGTGCTGGCGGTCCCGCAAGGAAGGCGAGCGCAACTACTGCAGCCGCATCTGCTGCCCGGAGATGCTGAAAAACGTGCTGACCATGAAGGAGCGCAACCCCGACCTGCCCATCTATGTCTTCTACCGCGACATCATGGCCCATGGTTTTCTTGAGACCTACTACACCCAGGCGCGCAAGGCCGGAGTGATCTTCATCCGTTATGATCTGGAAAAACCGCCCACGGTGCGCTTTGTCGAGGGCAAGCCCGTGATCACCGCCCTGGACCCGATCCTGGGCAATGAAATAGAGGTGCACGCGGACATCCTGTCCCTGTCGAGCGGGGTGGAGCCGAACGAGGTGGACGATCTGGTGGAGATCTTCGGGGTCAAGACCGACGCCAACGGCTTCTTCCAGGAGGCGGACAGCAAATGGCGGCCTGTGGATTTCCTGAAGCAGGGCGTCTACATGTGCGGGCTGGCCCATTCGCCCCGGCGCATGGCCGAAACCGTGGCCTCGGCCAAGGCGGCGGCCCAGCAGTCCCTGCGTATCCTTTCGGCGGGCAAGGTGGCCCGGGAGACCCTGGTGGCAACGGTGCGGCCTTC